The stretch of DNA ACATCTGCCTGAGGCTGCAAATCATTGTCCAAGTTATCCTCCTCACATAGGTCAGTGTCATTTCCATTGTTTAGGTCAGTGTTATTTCCATTGTTTAGGTCAGTGTCATTGCTGTTGCTCTGAGGTAGCACATGTTCTCTGTGCTTACGGTACACATGACGCCTGTAAGACTCATACAATTTAAAAGATGTCTTACAGCCATTTAGTCCACAATTGATATTAAAGTTGGATTCATGTGCATGGATAAGACCAACATGTTGAATCAGTTTCATTAAGGTGAAGGTGGTTCTTCTACACTTGGGACATCTATATGGTCGAGGCATATTTAGAAGAGTAGATTGATTGTTCTGGTAATGGTGACTGGAAGGGCCTTGTCACCCACCTCAGTAATGTTCAGTATAGTGCGTTGGAGAAAGGTCAGCGTCTTCTTCAAGTAGGGTGGGTAAGCCAGGTTGAAAACAAAGTAGGCACAGAAGGCTGCAATTACCCCCTCTTCAACTCCTGTTCCTTGGCACAGATCCACACCATCCACCCTGACTGAAATGGGAACCTTCCTGGCAAAGGCCATTTTCCAGTCACTGTCTCCCAGTTGTACAGTTGGATAGGGACTCCAACTAACACGctgcaaaaaatgtcaaaacagtgGTGAAACAGATTAATTAAACAGATACAGCTTCATGATCAAAGTTTTAAACCTTCTTCATAATTTATCCAAAAATATGAAAGCATAGCGATTAGAAAAGCACTTTGTAAACCTGCTTTAAAACAGAAGGGCAATATTACCTGTCCTACTGAAATGAAGTGGTCCACCTTTTCTTTAAAGATGAGAGGAAGCATGACTAGCGCTGCACGAAAGTCAACTTCTGTAAGAGACAATGAAATGCCTTTAAAGTCAGTTTAGTAGATCTTAGTAAattaacattaatatttttaataaataagtgagttaaaaaaaaaacattaattacTCGTAGGCACAAAAAGaacataacaaaaagaaaataacaggaGAATACCTGGTAGTTGTTCTGCCAGCAGTTCCTCCCTAAGTTCAGAGTAAATTTTGGCCAATGTGGATTTTCCTTCCACCAGCTTGATCACTTTTGGTACTATGCAGGTAAAGCCCTCTTTCAAGCGATGGCACAGGTTCACAGCAGATGGATGGATTCTGTCAACCTCTTCCCACAGCTGAAAGAGTTAATAGTAAGGGGAAATTCATTGCTCATTTAACCAAGTAATCTAAACATTCATGCACAAGGccagtaaaaactaaaaactattGCATTTTAACTGTATTTCATAGTTACATTAGTTTTTAGCATTCCAAGTGATATGATTTTGTATCACTTACGCCTGAAGGTGTTCCCAAAAAAGGGTATTTCCTCAGTACATCCTCAACTTTCATGCCATCCGTGATCTCTTTTCGACGCCATACAAAAGTACGCTGCATCCGGTCTTTGACCACAGAGTTGTCTGGTTGTATCTTTTCATACTGCATATGTAGATCATGCACATGCCTCTCAATAGAGGTTGCATCCTCACCAATTACAGCAGGCACctgctggaataaaaaaaaacacaacaaacaaaaacaccaattCATTGTCCTTTAAAATTCACTGGCATAGATGTCCATGGACCCCACAATGTAAGTCAGCATAAGAAACCTGTTGTTGACAAATAATATAAACGAATTTCCATTTGTGCACAATAACTTAGCTACATGAATCCACCCACCTCTGACACAGGTCTGGGACAGGTTCCTGCAGTTTCCGTGGACCCTCTTGACCCTCTGTTCCCAAATTTTTCCTTACTTCTTTTCACCTCGTCGTTGTGAATCAAAGGTGCACGCTCTGCTTTGAATTTGCGTTTGAGGGATTGATGCCAGGTATCCTAATATGAAAAAGTAAAAGAATGATAACTCAATTAAATGTAATTAGATTAACATGCAAGCATTACTGAATTAAAACATTGTAACTTACATAGCCATTTCCCTCCATATCTATGAGAAAAGGGTACTTCATAATAAGTGCTTTAACTACTTGCACATATTCCGCATTAGTAGGATacctgtgattaaaaaaaaaaaagaatagtgTTATGAATACTTTGCCATATAACTACTGTTTAAAAGTCACAAGTGTCTTTCATCATGGATGTGCCTTGATCTTCCTGTTAGGAGCAAATCTGCCTCTAGAACTCAACAGTTTGAAGTATATACTTATAGCACTGACAGTGACACTATAACAAATATATGGGCTACTTCTAAATTGTGGACATTTATGACTCACATTGTGTATTCTAACATTGCTTCATGGAGAACGCGAATTATCTTATGTCGATCTCTGGATGACTTCTGACATGCTTCCTTGTTATCTAGTCTGGTCTGAATGTCTCTAGGAAAAGGAGGAATCACgaaaacagcaggaagtctccTATTTGCCTGATTTCTGACATAGGATGGGAAAGGGAGAGGAACTTATGTTACCAACACATTAGTAGTGGAATATGGTATATTTAATCTACCAACAATCTTGTATAAATTTGATATGGAGCCAATCAAGTGTCAGTcaagtattatttatttatacaaaacTTACCTCTCTTCAGCCAAAGGTTGTACATAAAGCTCTTCAGGTACTGGTTGTAAAGTTAGTGTGACAACGTCATCCTTCAGTTCCTTAACAAATTTGTTGAATTTGGcctgttttttaaatgatccaGAAAAAAGGAATGCTATCATGTTGTCTGTCAAGCCACACTCTATTGTTTCTCCATCCACTTCATTGTCTGAAAacaacagaggagggagggagagacagttATTTTTCAAAGCATAAAAACGTAAACATTTTAGGTGTTTTATACAATACAGTGTACAATggcttctctttctctcatcttcctcaccctcTCTTTGCCTCTGTCCCCTCAGCTTTATCAGCTGTGTCTCCCTTACTAAATGTAACCTTTACCTGCTGTTCTTTTTATTAAGTCTATCAGTAGAGGTAGACAGTTTAGCCTCACACACATTATACCGACAGTCCACGATGCTCTGACCCATTAGGATGATGATAAAAGACAATCAAAAATAACGTCCCCCGTTTTTTACCAAGTATTTTAACTCGTAAAACTAGCAAGCAAAGTTTTGATACTGTATTCTAATGTGAATGACCTCGACATTAAcggatggacttatgttagcagacagtcaTTCACGGAAGGTAAAGTAAGGAGGCAGCGCGCCTTGATCGTGATTGAGATCAACACAGCGCGCAGCAGCTTTGCTGTCATGGCCCAAAAACGTGCGcgttgtttaaagatcttgtatgAACCGTAAGGGCTCTCACTCCTCCAATAATTTACCCTccaacatacatacacaaacacgcaacgATGCAAGCGACGAGAACAGTGTGAGCTACTCTCTCTTCAAGTGTTCCACCTATCAGAGCTATTATCATTGTACTAGGCGGTGTATGGAGGGGTTAGCGCGAAGTTTTGCTTTTTTCCTCGACGAAGGCAGAGCCGACAGACACTTCACTGCTTACATTGTTATGAAGCGGGAGGGGCTCAGTCTGTGGAAGGGGCTTGCTGTGTCACCCGGATTTGCTTCCCATCGTGCACCCAAACAAGGGTTCCTCTTCCACACGAAAACAGCATTGCAAATTATGCCAAATTCCGCAATATTCCGCGTTAAAACAGATTCTGTTTTAATCTGACAATCgcgaaaaaaacatattcactGGCATATGCGACCAAAACTGGCGCACTAAAGAGCTCTGCTCAAGAACCTCCATTTATGGATCGTCCCTACGTATGTCAACTAGCCAGGCAATGATGTCAGCAATttttagctaacattagctaccTAACAATTAGCATTAGCAAATAATTATAATCCTTGCAAAATATTATATACACAAAATTAAATGGAATAACAAAGTACCCTCTTGGCATAACTTTAAAGtaacagatttgaaaatatatttagcTTCCATCAATAAACTCAAACTAACTAATAAGAAATTATTTAAAACGATTGCACTGATCGTACTGAAATTTAATATTGCTGTAACCTAGcacagtggtccccaaccaccgggccggggaccggtaccggtccgtgggtcatttggtaccgggccgcacagaaagactgagcaaaaaatatattattcattatctgagtctgcaagctgtttcatttataaatcgatcagattcatccacctgtgcctttaagcacctgcccagacgcttgtctcggtcacgggatacggaaccccaaaattaagcccacaagcagcaaaaatgaataaaaaacaaacgtctttggagagcttcttcggaaaggggaaaaggcctaacgaggagacagaagaagaggagcctaccccttcaaagaaaaagaaacccgcatttaaaagactatatcaggagtcctatttaaaatgcggatttattgcaacaggtgattctcacacaccaagtccgctctgagtgatgtggcgacagactcgcaaatgaggcaacgaagccttcaaaactgcgagaccgagcaccctgcattaaaagacaagccatggaagaaaacatgaacaagaacgactgaagcaattaatgacggccaaaacaaaattacggagtggactggacataagaaacatacttcgggtgtcatgtcatGCATATGCTGCTGCATAAGGAACGCGCTTGTGTGAGCCGTTATTGGTCACATGGTCATTGGTCACATCATTGTGATTCAACCCTTTAATAATATCTCAAGGATCATTTTTGAAATTgggctttttactgtaaaattttaataggttctgtagctgggttcatcttaaatattagtaatgtgtgataccactgattttctttattttatttttgtgtgacttgGAATATTAAGTTTAGTCCAACCGCATCACCTACATTTTGGAAATTGGGATTAATATTGGAAATttgggattaaaaataaaagtgtgaaCAAAATACATTTCCCAGTTCTGGTGCACAAACCATACAGTCCCCCAACTGTCACTGGCAGCTTCACCTTGTAATTGTACCCCTGATTGTGGAAAAAATGGTACAGATGTTGACCATTGATCATTTTGGATCTTAAATGTACCATTTTGACACAAAAAGGGTACATTTAAGTATCATGGGGATCAGCTTGGAACCTGTGATGGTAAATCATCGGCAGTTGTAccttagggaacaaaaatggacctcagttgtacccttttttctgacagtgtatGCCGGTTGTCACAAATGAaggagcgtcagatatcagattcatttccttgtttgtttctcagtacacagccccgcagctgagcttcagcaaaTGAGCAATCTATGAATGATCTGTGAACGATCCACGAACGATCCGTTcgtttgctgatcatttgctgctggtcagatgccacacagcctgagtggcttggtcgtcatgtgacaaaagaacgaagatccgggggcgACTCGTgaacgaatcatatctgtttcctgtcctgccaactgagcttatgcggctgcctgccatgtgtgcgagagaacgaatcactcactgagacattctgggttgatgtccagtactAGACCTGTTCGTTTTATCTTCTGTGCAAGACTTGTTGAGTTCATCTTCAGGCCTCAATATCCTGAAAAAGAAATTTCTAATCCTCGTCAGCAGTGTCTTCTGGGTTTTATTTGTGCTAAAACCTgtattttctctgtcactgcctgaCTTGTGTTGTTGACTGTGGATTTCTTGACTGTACTTGTTCGGTTTATCTTCTAGACAGGACTTGTCAGTTTTATCACCACAAAGAGGCTTGTTGGGTTTATCTCCAGGTCTAGCCTTGTCAGGTTTATCTCCAGGTCTAGACTTGTCAGGTATATTCCACGTCATCCTCTTCAGAGTGGACTTCTCGAGTTTCCCTTTGGGtgt from Parambassis ranga chromosome 22, fParRan2.1, whole genome shotgun sequence encodes:
- the LOC114427963 gene encoding uncharacterized protein LOC114427963 — translated: MIAFLFSGSFKKQAKFNKFVKELKDDVVTLTLQPVPEELYVQPLAEERNQANRRLPAVFVIPPFPRDIQTRLDNKEACQKSSRDRHKIIRVLHEAMLEYTMYPTNAEYVQVVKALIMKYPFLIDMEGNGYDTWHQSLKRKFKAERAPLIHNDEVKRSKEKFGNRGSRGSTETAGTCPRPVSEQVPAVIGEDATSIERHVHDLHMQYEKIQPDNSVVKDRMQRTFVWRRKEITDGMKVEDVLRKYPFLGTPSGLWEEVDRIHPSAVNLCHRLKEGFTCIVPKVIKLVEGKSTLAKIYSELREELLAEQLPEVDFRAALVMLPLIFKEKVDHFISVGQRVSWSPYPTVQLGDSDWKMAFARKVPISVRVDGVDLCQGTGVEEGVIAAFCAYFVFNLAYPPYLKKTLTFLQRTILNITEVGDKALPVTITRTINLLF